The Vespula vulgaris chromosome 4, iyVesVulg1.1, whole genome shotgun sequence genome has a segment encoding these proteins:
- the LOC127063292 gene encoding DNA replication licensing factor Mcm7 — MAPKKASRDYIKDKEQLKTFLTEFMVMDNKTGDKTFKYRQQLTKLAHREQVAFIIELDDMQEFDDELAAAIANNTRRYVNLLLELVQEILPEFKERPVSAKDALDVYIEHRLLIEARNRHPGDQRDPRNRYAPELMRRFEIYIKDFNDAKALSVREIKAEKIGKLVTVRGIVTRSTEVKPMMVVATYTCDQCGAETYQPVQSLSFMPLRTCPSDDCRVNKAGGRLYMQTKGSKFVKFQELKLQEHSDQVPVGHIPRTVTIFCRGETTRQCLPGDHVTITGIFLPLVKTGFNARSGSALLSDTYLDAHRIVCCTNSQTIDDSSAQLTDEELALLSQDDFYSKLALSLAPEIYGLEDVKKALLLLLVGGTDKKKGDIKIRGNINVCLMGDPGVAKSQLLSFITRLAPRSQYTTGRGSSGVGLTAAVMKDPLTGQMILEGGALVLADQGVCCIDEFDKMADADRTAIHEVMEQQTISIAKAGIMTRLNARVSILAAANPAYGRYNPKRTIEQNIQLPAALLSRFDLLWLIQDRADRSNDLKMAQHITYVHQHCSQPPTETEVLDMNLIRKYINLCKAKEPSIPEDLSEYIVDSYVEMRRESRNSTDKTFTSARNLLGVLRLATALARLRLANVVEKEDVAEANRLVEMSKHSINYSETKPSNAQRNPIDRIYYLILELASGNKTVKVSDILERCTSKGFKPDQVDECIEEYERLDVWQVNQTRRQITFIQKD; from the exons ATGGCACCGAAGAAAGCATCGAGAGattatattaaagataaag AGCAACTCAAGACGTTTTTAACAGAATTTATGGTTATGGATAATAAAACTGGTGACAAAACGTTTAAGTACAGACAACAACTTACTAAACTTGCTCATCGTGAACAAGTAgcttttattattgaattagATGATATGCAAGAGTTTGATGATGAATTGGCTGCAGCTATTGCTAATAATACGAGAAGATATGTTAACTTGTTGTTAGAG CTTGTGCAAGAGATACTACCAGAGTTCAAAGAAAGACCTGTATCTGCTAAAGATGCATTGGATGTATATATTGAACatcgattattaatagaaGCTCGTAATAGACATCCAGGTGATCAAAGAGATCCTAGGAACAGATATGCTCCAGAACTCATGCGGCGTTT tgaaatatatatcaaagattttaatgaTGCAAAAGCACTTTCtgttagagaaataaaagcagAGAAGATAGGAAAATTGGTTACAGTTAGAGGTATTGTAACTAGATCCACCGAAGTAAAGCCCATGATGGTTGTTGCTACTTATACCTGTGACCAATGTGGCGCAGAAACGTATCAACCG GTACAATCACTTAGTTTTATGCCATTGAGAACATGTCCTAGCGACGATTGTCGTGTGAATAAGGCAGGTGGCCGATTGTATATGCAAACAAAAGGatcaaaatttgttaaatttcaAGAACTTAAGCTGCAGGAACAT AGCGATCAAGTTCCAGTTGGTCATATTCCTAGAACAGTGACGATTTTTTGCAGAGGCGAAACTACACGACAATGCTTACCAGGAGATCACGTAACCATTACTGGAATCTTTTTACCTTTAGTGAAAACTGGTTTTAACGCCAGAAGTGGTTCCGCACTTTTAAGCGATACATACTTGGATGCACAT aGAATCGTTTGTTGTACGAATTCGCAAACCATAGACGACAGTAGCGCACAATTAACGGATGAAGAATTGGCATTATTATCGCAAGATGATTTTTATAGTAAATTGGCTTTATCATTGGCACCAGAAATTTACGGATTGGAAGATGTTAAGAAAGCATTACTGTTACTTCTCGTCGGTGGCACGGATAAAAAGAAGGGTGACATCAAGATCAGAG GAAACATCAATGTTTGTTTGATGGGTGATCCAGGTGTTGCTAAATCTCAATTACTTTCGTTCATAACGCGTTTAGCACCCAGATCGCAATATACTACAGGAAGAGGATCTTCCGGCGTTGGTTTAACCGCAGCCGTAATGAAAGATCCTTTGACCGGTCAAATGATACTCGAGGGTGGAGCTTTGGTATTGGCCGATCAAGGAGTTTGTTGCATTGacgaatttgataaaatgGCAGATGCAGATAGAACCGCTATACACGAAGTAATGGAACAACAAACGATATCGATCGCCAAAGCTGGAATCATGACGCGTTTAAACGCTAGAGTTTCTATCTTAGCAGCGGCTAATCCCGCTTATGGAAGATATAATCCTAAAAGAACGATCGAACAAAACATTCAGCTTCCGGCTGCTTTGTTATCGAGATTTGATTTATTGTGGCTTATTCAAGACCGTGCCGATAGAAGTAACGATttgaa aatggCACAGCACATAACTTACGTTCATCAACATTGTTCTCAACCACCTACCGAAACTGAAGTATTGGACATGAATTTAATACGaaagtatattaatttatgtaaagCAAAGGAACCTTCCATTCCGGAGGATTTATCGGAATATATCGTCG ATTCGTATGTGGAGATGAGAAGAGAGTCACGTAACAGCACCGATAAAACTTTCACTTCTGCCCGTAATTTATTAGGGGTTCTACGATTGGCAACAGCGTTGGCGCGTCTCAGATTAGCGAACGTTGTCGAAAAAGAGGACGTCGCTGAGGCAAATAGATTGGTCGAAATGTCAAAGCACTCAATCAATTATTCAGAAACCAAACCGAGTAACGCTCAAAGAAATCCTATTGACAGGATTTATTACCTTATTTTGGAACTAGCCAGTGGTAATAAAACTGTAAAAGTATCGGACATATTGGAACGATGTACGAGTAAAGGATTTAAGCCCGATCAAGTGGACGAATGCATAGAAGAATACGAGAGATTAGATGTTTGGCAAGTGAATCAAACGAGAAGACAGATAACGTTCATTCAAAAAGATTAA
- the LOC127063298 gene encoding bystin — protein sequence MGKAKRIKVSAGEKRKTKVGLADQIEADKSVTAKNRQKIRNRNDDDEEYVDPTLTKKILLQARRQQMEMEEENEEGRVSGSVKKPLTKLGIEFSDNEDESSEDDVQGTHYYENIEISEEDERALEKFMAKDPVPMRTLADIIMEKLTEKKTEIETQFSDAGTMQMQELDPKVKVMYQGVRDVLSKYRSGKLPKAFKIIPSLRNWEQILYITEPPRWSAAAMYQATRIFASNLKDKMAQRFYNLVLLPRIRDDLAEYKRLNFHLYQALRKALFKPAGFMKGILLPLLESGTCTLREAVIIGSVIAKNSIPILHSSAAILKIAEMDYTGANSIFLRIFLDKKYALPYRVIDGVVFHFLRFERDTRELPVLWHQAFLTFVQRYKCDISSEQKEALLKLLKKQSHHVITHEIRRELQNAKCRDVEMTEPTTEPMNDIQTEPMSCQD from the exons atgggGAAAGCAAAGAGAATTAAAGTATCTgcaggagagaaaagaaaaacgaaagtagGTTTAGCTGACCAAATAGAAGCGGACAAATCTGTTACAGCGAAAAATAGACAGAAGATCAGAAATcgcaatgacgacgacgaagag taTGTCGATCCTACGCttacaaaaaagatattactaCAAGCAAGACGACAACAAATGgaaatggaagaagagaatgaagaggGTCGGGTTTCGGGTTCTGTAAAAAAGCCATTGACAAAACTTGGAATTGAATTTAGTGATAATGAAGATGAGTCCAGTGAAGATGATGTACAAGGGACTCACTATTATGAAAACATAGAAATTAGCGAAGAAGACGAACGtgcattagaaaaatttatggCTAAAGATCCGGTACCGATGAGAACGTTAGCTGATATTATAATGGAGAAattaacagagaaaaagacagagatagaaacgcAATTTTCTGACGCAGGTACCATGCAAATGCAAGAATTAGATCCAAAAGTTAAAGTAATGTATCAAGGAGTTAGAGACGTATTAAGTAAATATCGTAGTGGTAAATTGCCAAAGGCTTTTAAGATTATTCCAAGTTTAAGGAATTGGGAACAGATTCTTTACATAACAGAACCACCAAGATGGTCTGCTGCAGCTATGTATCAAGCTACAAGAATATTTGCCTCTAATCTTAAAGACAAAATGGCACAAAGATTTTATAACCTCGTTCTATTACCGCGTATTAGGGATGATCTAGCTGAATATAAAAGActcaattttcatttatatcaaGCATTAAGAAAAGCTTTGTTTAAGCCTGCTGGCTTTATGAAAGGAATTTTACTTCCTCTTTTAGAATCTGGTACATGTACGCTTAGAGAAGCCGTTATTATTGGTTCGGTAATAGcaaaaaattctattccaaTTTTACATTCGTCTGCggcaatattaaaaattgcagAGATGGACTATACCGGTGCAAATAGTATATTTCTGAGAATATTTTTAGACAAAAAATATGCGCTTCCATACAGGGTGATAGATGGTGttgtttttcactttttaag ATTTGAAAGGGATACAAGAGAATTGCCAGTACTATGGCATCAAGCTTTTTTAACCTTTGTACAGCGTTACAAATGTGATATAAGTTCAGAACAAAAAGAAGCTTtgttaaaattgttaaagaaacaGTCACATCATGTTATTACACATGAGATACGAAGAGAATTACAAAATGCAAAATGTAGAGATGTAGAAATGACTGAGCCTACAACAGAACCTATGAATGACATTCAAACAGAACCCATGTCATGTCAGGATTAG
- the LOC127063303 gene encoding ribonuclease H2 subunit B: MPRIKASPKKCVKTGNLNPATNTWVFLMKGDGLEGKDGNLPNVVKLRHPASSQPAMFVFSPGDLTVQEVLAFDENRRSWFIDDNVKSDGKMHLSTPIDPIFLVLPYLRKSPQIQPLDQCLWDEDYPETPRLAHCQNLKLSLVADRKGDESLQAFKYNEEKTLNWLKKKVERVAEVLKQKSIHVSQGAISATYVKNTKYESGTELEYLKYAHGIVSEYLADDIAKKLAQYLNIPEEVERKRKLSSPKHVIEEKKFKRETSEEDLTPRTKALDLSKPEKLQKTPTLNKKELARQKAAVGSKSITSFFKKK, from the exons ATGCCGCGTATAAAAGCATCGCCCAAAAAATGTGTCAAAACTGGTAATTTAAATCCTGCAACGAACACTTGGGTCTTTCTTATGAAAG gAGATGGTCTAGAGGGAAAAGATGGAAACTTACCAAACGTAGTCAAACTTAGACATCCTGCGTCAAGTCAACCAGCTATGTTTGTTTTCAGCCCTGGTGATCTTACGGTACAAGAGGTTTTAGCATTTGATGAAAACAGAAGGTCATGGTTTATAGATGATAACGTTAAGTCCGATGGTAAAATGCATCTTTCTACTCCAATTGACCCAATCTTTTTAGTTTTACCGTATTTAAGAAag TCACCACAAATACAGCCTCTTGACCAATGTTTATGGGATGAAGATTATCCAGAAACACCTCGCTTAGCTCATTGCCAAAACTTGAAGTTATCTTTAGTTGCAGATCGTAAAGGTGATGAATCTCTACAAGCTTTCAAgtacaacgaagaaaaaacgttAAAttggttgaaaaaaaaagtagaaagagtaGCCGAAGTTTTAAAACAGAAAAGCATTCATGTATCGCAAGGAGCTATAAGTGCTACATACGTTAAAAATACTAAATATGAAAGTGGTACTGAACTAG aatATTTAAAGTATGCACATGGTATAGTATCTGAATATTTGGCCGACGATATAGCAAAAAAATTGgcacaatatttaaatataccagaggaagtagaaagaaaacgtaaatTGAGTAGTCCTAAGCACGTAATCGAGGAGAAGAAATTCAAAAGAGAAACTTCTGAAGAAGATCTAACCCCACGTACCAAAGCTTTGGATTTGTCAAAACCTGAGAAG CTTCAGAAAACTCCAACATTAAATAAGAAGGAGCTTGCTAGGCAAAAAGCAGCTGTTGGATCTAAAAGTATTACtagcttttttaaaaaaaaatga
- the LOC127063288 gene encoding carboxy-terminal domain RNA polymerase II polypeptide A small phosphatase 1, with the protein MDASSIITQVSRDDELGQFNNEKAQLPRENEAASNGPTGGKKPRGRGLLRSLLCCLGRGRGSSSKSSKTSSLQGDGRGSPPPGTGSPRYLLPPVRHQDMHKKCMVIDLDETLVHSSFKPINNADFVVPVEIDGTVHQVYVLKRPYVDEFLQRMGELYECVLFTASLAKYADPVADLLDRWGVFRARLFRESCVFHRGNYVKDLNKLGRDLQQIIIVDNSPASYIFHPDNAVPVTSWFDDMTDSELLDLIPFFEKLSSVENIYTVLCNSNHPYNQVSTTVQNSPSPGSGSLGAS; encoded by the exons ATGGACGCATCGTCCATTATCACCCAAGTGTCGCGGGATGACGAGCTAGGCCAGTTTAATAACGAGAAAG CCCAATTACCACGAGAGAATGAAGCGGCCAGCAACGGTCCCACAGGTGGCAAGAAACCAAGAGGGCGGGGACTCTTGCGTTCTCTGCTTTGTTGTCTTGGTAGAGGACGCGGAAGTAGTTCGAAAAGTTCCAAAACAAGTTCGCTACAGGGAGATGGACGGGGTTCACCTCCGCCAGGAACTGGGTCCCCACGGTATCTTTTACCGCCTGTCAGACACCAGGATATGCATAAAAAGTGCATGGTGATCGATTTGGATGAGACACTTGTGCACAGTTCTTTCAAACCGATCAACAATGCGGATTTTGTTGTTCCTGTAGAAATTGATGGAACAGTACACCAAGTGTATGTCTTAAAGAGGCCTTATGTGGATGAATTTTTGCAGAGGATGGGAGAACTATACGAATGCGTATTGTTCACAGCAAGTTTAGCTAAG TATGCTGATCCTGTAGCCGATCTGTTAGATAGATGGGGAGTGTTTAGAGCAAGATTATTCAGAGAGTCGTGCGTTTTTCATAGAGGAAATTACGTTAAAGATTTAAATAAGCTGGGAAGAGATCtacaacaaattattattgtcgatAACAGCCCTGCCagctatatttttcatcctgaTAATgcg gTTCCAGTGACATCTTGGTTTGATGACATGACGGACTCAGAACTATTAGATTTAATTCCATTCTTTGAGAAACTTAGTAGCGTGGAGAACATTTATACAGTTTTGTGCAACAGCAATCATCCATATAATCAAGTATCAACTACGGTACAAAACAGTCCCAGTCCTGGATCAGGTTCGCTTGGTGCTTCCTAG